The genomic window TTTTTGGGTTATTTAGAATTAAAGCAGGACTTGCTGTTTCATAAGATTCCCGAGGAAAAAATTCCTTATTATGTCAATGAAGCGTTGGTGATAGGGCGAACTGCTGCGCAACCATTTAAAGGACGAACTGCGACGGAGCTTCTTGCTGAACAAAATATTTCGATCGAGGCAGTGGAGGGCGACGGAACTTTTTTTAAGGTGAAATTTCGAGCTCAATTTGAAGCAGATTCAAAGGGAAAGAATCAGATACTCCTTTATAAGCAATCTCTTGAAGAGTTGGCTGAGGCGAATCAGCTTACAAATGAAGCGGTAGAAGAAATTGTTTTGATTCATGAATTCTTCCACTTTCTTGAAGAACGGCAGGCACTTGCAGTTCCAGAACAACTAGATACGATTGAGTCGTTTCATTTCCTAGGTCTAGCAAGGAAAGCGCACATACAACGGACAAGCGAGATTGCGGCGAATTGTTTTGCGAAAGAGGTTTTAGGGTTGGAGTATCTGCCTAGTTACTACGACTACATTTTTCTGATGAAAACAGGAGAGTTAGATCAGATAGCCCTTGAAGAGGAAAAGAGCATATTTGAACGTATCTTTAGTAGAGAAACATCCTGTTAGAGAGGCTTCGAACCTTCACGCTTCCAGGCTCAGGTTAAAAGCAAAAGAACGTTTTTCCTAGAGTGAATTTTAAGCAAGATTCTATAGCTAAAAAAAATGAAAAAAAAGAGGACAATAACAGCTTTTTAAATTAGAATAGAAGACAGATCGTGTATATCGTTAAAACGACTTTATGCACGTATTTGTCTTTAAAAAAAAGAGCGGAGGACGGCAAAATGAGTAAGTTACTTGGCAGTATTGAAGCGGGTGGAACAAAGTTTGTCTGTGCGGTCGGTACTACAGATTTTATTGTACAGGATACAGCAGTATTTCCAACAAAAAATCCTGAGGAAACAATGGCTAAGGTGATTGAATTCTTCTCACAACATGAAATAGCAGCGATCGGTATAGGGTCTTTTGGACCTGTGGATGTAAATCCGAACTCAAAAACATACGGGCAGATTTTAGCTACACCAAAATTAGAATGGCGCGGCTTCAATATTTTAACTGCGTTGAAGCAGCATTTTGATCTCCCTATATTTTTAACAACGGATGTGAATTCAAGCGCTTTCGGTGAATATACCAAAGGGGCTGCAATCGAAGATAATTCCTGTGTTTATTATACAGTAGGGACAGGCATCGGTGGTGGAGCAATTCAAAATGGCGAATTTATTGGTGGGTATACGCATACTGAAATGGGGCATTCTTATGTGAAACGTCATCCGCTAGATCAAGATTTTGCAGGCGTCTGTCCATCACATGGCGCGGATTGCTTAGAGGGACTTGCATCAGGACCGAGTCTCCAAGCGAGAACAGGGCTTCGTGGCGAAGAGGTCAAGGAAGACCACGAGATTTGGGAAATTGAAGCTTATTACATTGCTCAGCTAGCTTACAATACACGAGTGAATTTTGCACCGGAAAGAATCATTTTTGGTGGCGGTGTGATGCAGCAAGAGCATTTGATGAACAGAGTACGTACAATTTTTAAAGAATTGAACAATGGCTATGTAGATGTTCCAGATTTGGAAGCATACATCGTAAATCCGGCTATTCCAGGAAACGGTAGTGCAACTGTTGGTAACTTTGCTTTGGCATTGAGGGAATTGAAAAAGTGACGATCTGATTGAAACTAGTGAAAGAAGAGCACAGGAGCTGTTTATAGGCTCGTGCTCTTCTTTAGGTTCAATGATTGGTAAAAGTTTCCAATCTGTTAGGCTTTCCTTATCACCATTCATATTTTGATGAATCA from Enterococcus sp. 9E7_DIV0242 includes these protein-coding regions:
- the scrK gene encoding fructokinase ScrK gives rise to the protein MSKLLGSIEAGGTKFVCAVGTTDFIVQDTAVFPTKNPEETMAKVIEFFSQHEIAAIGIGSFGPVDVNPNSKTYGQILATPKLEWRGFNILTALKQHFDLPIFLTTDVNSSAFGEYTKGAAIEDNSCVYYTVGTGIGGGAIQNGEFIGGYTHTEMGHSYVKRHPLDQDFAGVCPSHGADCLEGLASGPSLQARTGLRGEEVKEDHEIWEIEAYYIAQLAYNTRVNFAPERIIFGGGVMQQEHLMNRVRTIFKELNNGYVDVPDLEAYIVNPAIPGNGSATVGNFALALRELKK